The following proteins are encoded in a genomic region of Chloracidobacterium sp.:
- the rpsG gene encoding 30S ribosomal protein S7: MPRRRVAGKREVLPDPIYNSIAVTKFINGLMWQGKKTVAEQIFYRAMEKIGEKTGEEAIKVFKKALDAVAPALEVKSRRIGGATYQVPLEVSRDRRNTLAIRWIISNARNRSEKTMEDRLVGELLDTQSGRGGALKKKEDVHRMAEANKAFAHYRF; the protein is encoded by the coding sequence GCCAAGACGTAGAGTTGCAGGAAAGAGGGAAGTTCTGCCCGACCCGATCTATAACAGCATCGCGGTAACAAAGTTCATTAACGGCCTGATGTGGCAGGGCAAGAAAACCGTTGCAGAACAGATCTTTTACAGGGCGATGGAAAAGATCGGCGAAAAGACGGGCGAAGAAGCGATAAAGGTCTTTAAGAAGGCTCTCGACGCCGTTGCCCCCGCTCTTGAGGTCAAATCACGCCGTATCGGCGGTGCGACATATCAAGTGCCGCTCGAGGTCTCGCGTGACAGACGCAACACGCTTGCGATCCGCTGGATCATCTCGAATGCCCGCAACCGCAGCGAGAAAACGATGGAAGACAGGCTCGTCGGCGAACTGCTCGATACTCAATCCGGCCGCGGCGGTGCTCTTAAGAAGAAAGAGGATGTGCACAGAATGGCGGAGGCGAATAAGGCCTTTGCCCACTATAGATTTTAG